Proteins from one Pongo abelii isolate AG06213 chromosome 7, NHGRI_mPonAbe1-v2.0_pri, whole genome shotgun sequence genomic window:
- the ADRA1A gene encoding alpha-1A adrenergic receptor has product MVFLSGNASDSSNCTQPPAQVNISKAILLGVILGGLILFGVLGNILVILSVACHRHLHSVTHYYIVNLAVADLLLTSTVLPFSAIFEVLGYWAFGRVFCNIWAAVDVLCCTASIMSLCIISIDRYIGVSYPLRYPTIVTQRRGLMALLCVWALSLVISIGPLFGWRQPAPEDETICQITEEPGYVLFSALGSFYLPLAIILVMYCRVYVVAKRESRGLKSGLKTDKSDSEQVTLRIHRKNAPAGGSGVASAKTKTHFSVRLLKFSREKKAAKTLGIVVGCFVLCWLPFFLVMPIGKS; this is encoded by the coding sequence ATGGTGTTTCTCTCCGGAAATGCTTCCGACAGCTCCAACTGCACCCAACCGCCGGCACAGGTGAACATTTCCAAGGCAATTCTGCTCGGGGTGATCTTGGGGGGCCTCATTCTTTTCGGAGTGCTGGGGAACATCCTAGTGATCCTCTCCGTAGCCTGTCACCGACACCTGCACTCAGTCACGCACTACTACATCGTCAACCTGGCGGTGGCCGACCTCCTGCTCACCTCCACGGTGCTGCCCTTCTCCGCCATCTTCGAGGTCTTAGGCTACTGGGCCTTCGGCAGGGTCTTCTGCAACATCTGGGCCGCAGTGGATGTGCTGTGCTGCACCGCGTCCATCATGAGCCTCTGCATCATCTCCATCGACCGCTACATCGGCGTGAGCTACCCGCTGCGCTACCCAACCATCGTCACCCAGAGGAGGGGTCTCATGGCTCTGCTCTGCGTCTGGGCACTCTCCCTGGTCATCTCCATCGGACCCCTGTTCGGCTGGAGGCAGCCGGCCCCCGAGGACGAGACCATCTGCCAGATCACCGAGGAGCCGGGCTACGTGCTCTTCTCAGCGCTGGGCTCCTTCTACCTGCCGCTGGCCATCATCCTGGTCATGTACTGCCGCGTCTACGTGGTGGCCAAGAGGGAGAGCCGGGGCCTCAAGTCCGGCCTCAAGACCGACAAGTCGGACTCGGAGCAAGTGACGCTCCGCATCCATCGGAAAAACGCCCCGGCAGGAGGCAGCGGGGTGGCCAGCGCCAAGACCAAGACGCACTTCTCGGTGAGGCTCCTCAAGTTCTCCCGGGAGAAGAAAGCGGCCAAAACGCTGGGCATCGTGGTCGGCTGCTTCGTCCTCTGCTGGCTGCCTTTTTTCTTAGTGATGCCCATTGGTAAGTCTTGA